Below is a window of Terriglobia bacterium DNA.
TCACAGCACCTCCGCCATGGCCGCCGCGTAGGCGTCCGAATCTTCGCGGCGCGTGCGCTCGGTGACCGCGACCAGGATCCGTTGGCGCATCTCCGGGAACCACCTCGAGAGGTCGAGCCCGCCGAGGATCCCCTTCCCGCGGAGCGCCTCGAGAACCTCGGCGGCGGGCCGCGGGAGGTCGAGGACGAACTCGTTGAACACGGGCCCGGCGAACGCGCGCTTCACGCCTTTCACGGCGGCGAGCTTCCCGGCGGTATAGGACGCCTTCGCCCGGTTCGCGAGGGCGATTCCGCGGAGGCCTTCCCTTCCGATCAGCGCCAGGTGGATCGTCGCCGCCGTCATGCACAGCCCCTGGTTGGTGCAGATGTTCGAGGTCGCCTTCGCGCGGCGGATGTGCTGCTCGCGGGTGGAGAGGGTCAGGACGAAGCCGCGGCGCCCCTCGAGGTCGGTGGTCTCGCCCACGATCCGCCCGGGCATCTGCCGGACGTATCGGTCGCGGGCCGCCATGAATCCGAGGTACGGCCCGCCGAACGACAGCGCGTTCCCGAACGCTTGCGCCTCGCCGACGGCGACGTCGCACCCGAGGGCGCCGGGGCCCCGGAGCACGCCGAGGCTGTACGGCTCCGCGACGACCGCCACGGCCGCCGCTCCCTTCGCCCGGGCCTCCGCCGAGATCCGATCGAGCCGCTCCACGACCCCGAACGCGTTCGGGCTCTGCACCGCGACCGCCGCGGTGCTCTCGTCCACCGCCGCGCCCAGGGCCCGCGGGTCCACTCGGCCGTCGTCCCCCCACGGCACGGCCGTGAGCGAGAGGCCGAGGTTCCTGAAGTACGTCCTTACGGTCGCGAGGTACTCCGGATGGAGAGTGCCGGCGACCACGATCCGGTCGCGCCCCACGACCCGGCTCGCCATCAGCAGGGCCTCGACCACCGCGGTCGCTCCGTCGTAGAGCGACGCGTTGGCCACGTCCAGCTCCGTGAGCATGCACACGAGGCTCTGGAACTCGAAGATCGTCTGGAGGGTCCCCTGGCTGATCTCCGGCTGATACGGCGTGTAGGAGGAGTAGAACTCCGTCCGCGACAGCAGGTGGTCCACCGCGACCGGGACGAAGTGGTCGTACGCCCCCGCCCCCAGGAACGAACGGTAACAGCCGGTGGAGGCGTTCTTCATGGATAGCTCGGACATCCGGTCCTGAAGCTCCATCTCGGACAACGGCGGGGGAAGATCCAGTGGTCCCCGGAGCCGGAGTTCCTCCGGCACGGTGGCCACGAGATCGTCGGGGCCCGAAGCCCCGATGTACTGAAGCATCGCCTTCCGGTCGGCGGGTCCGTGCGGCAGGTAGCGCATCATGGTCGCGTCTCCCGCGGGAGCTCGAGGCTCCCCGTTACTTCGCGACGAAGGCGGTGTAGGCGTCCGCGTCCATCAGCCGGTCGGGCTCCTTCGGGTCCTCGAGCTTCAGCTTGCAGATCCAGCCCGCCCCGTGGGGGTCCTTGTTCAGCGTCTCGGGGGCGTCGGACAGCGCGGCGTTCACCTCGGTCACCAGGCCTGAGACCGGCGCGTAGACCTCGGACACCGCCTTCACCGACTCGATGGTCCCCAGGGTCTCGCCGGTCTTCACGCGGCGTCCGACCGCGGGCAGCTCGACGTACACGATGTCGCCCAGCTCGTGCTGCGCGAAGTCGGTGATGCCGATCGCGCCGACGTCCCCGGTGGCCGCGACCCACTCGTGCTCCTTCGTGTAACGCATCTGCTTCGGGTACATCTCGGCCTCCTCCCCGCCGGCCGCCCCGGGCCGGCGCATCCATGGCGGGCCGGGAGCGCGTCCGGCCCCGCGCTCTCCGGAATCACTTGGGACGCTTGTAGAACGGCGTCGGCACCACGACCGCGGGCTCGCGCCGTCCTCGGATCTCCACCTCGAACCGAGTTCCGGGCTCCCACGACCCGTCGGGAAGGTAGACGAGCCCGATGTTCTTCCTGAGGAACGGGGCGAAGCTCCCGCTCGTGACCGCCCCCGCGGGCCTCCCGCCCACGAAGGCCGGGAAGCCGTGGCGGGCGACGGCGCGCCCCTCCGTCTCGAACCCCACGAGCTTCCTTTGGATCCCCTCTTCCTTCTGGCGCGCGAGCACGTCGCTGCCGACGAACGGCCCCTTCTCGAGCTTGACGATCCAGCCGAGGTCCGCCTCGAGCGCGGTGGTCGTGGCGTCGATGTCGTTGCCGTAGAGCGCCATCTTCGACTCGAGACGGAGCGTGTCGCGGGCCCCGAGTCCGACCGGCACGAGACCGTGGGGAGCCCCCGAGCCGAGGACCGCGTACCAGATCCGCTCTCCCGCGTCGGGCGGCGAGTAGATCTCGAAGCCGTCCTCGCCGGTGTACCCGGTCCGCGAGACGATGCACGGGACGGAGTCCACGTCGGCGCGGACGAAGGAGTAGTACTTCATCGACGCCAGGTCCGCGGCCGCGAGGGGCTTCAGGATCTCGAGGGACCTCGGCCCCTGCAACGCGATCTGCGCCCAATCGGCCGAGGCGTCGGCCACCTCCACGTCGTACCCCTTCGCGCGGTCGCTCATCCAGGCGAAGTCCTTTGCCGTGTTCGCGGCGTTCACCACCACGAAGAAGTACTCCTCCCCCATCTTGTAGATGAGGAGGTCGTCCACGAAGGCCCCGTTCGGGGTCATCAGGCCGCTGTAGTGGATCCGGCCCGGCACGAGCTTCGACACGTCGTTGCAGGTCACGTGCTGGAGGTACCCCTGCGCCTCCTTTCCGGTGACCAGGACCTCGCCCATGTGGCTCACGTCGAACAGGCCGGCGCGGGTCCGGACCGCCACGTGCTCGTCCACGACCCCGGTGTACTGGACCGGCATGTGCCACCCGGCGAACTCCACCATTCGGGCTCCGGCCGCCACGTGGGCTCGGTGAAGCGGAGTGTGCCGAAGTTCCTGCTCGTTCGTCACGGGGTCCTCCCGGAGGAAGAAGTGAACGTTGGGAAAATTGGGCGGAATGGTACCACAGCGTCGAGGCGCCGTCAGTCCCGGAACGAACGTAGGAGCGCCGATTCGAGCTCGTCGTCGGTGGGCGCCCCGGCGACCGACGACGCGGGATAGCCGGCCCGATCGAGCGCGGCCGCCGTGACCTCGCCGATCGCCACCCGCCTCGCGCGGCGCAGCCCCCCCGCCGCCGCCGCGCTAGAGCCGGGGACGGCCTCGAGCAGGAGCCTCACCGCCGAGGGCGACGCGAACACCACCGCGTCGAGATCGCCGGTCGCGAGCCTCGCCGCCGCCGCCGGTGCGCGCGCCGAGGCGAGGGTCCGGTACACCGCGACCTCGTCGACCTCCGCCCCCGCGGCGGCGAGCGCCTCGGGCAGGACTCGACGGACCGACTCGGCCCTGGCCCACAGGACGCGCGTGCCGGGCCGGACCTCCCCTCGAAGCTCGGCCGCGAGCCCGTCGGCGCGGCTTTCCGCCGCGACCCTTTGGACCACGAATCCCGACTCGCGGAGCGCCTTCGCCGTGCCGGGTCCGACCGCCGCCACGCGGACCCTGACGTCCCCGGGCTCCTTCCCCACACGCCTCAGCGCCTCGGCGAAGAACCGCACGCCGTTGGCGCTGGTGAACACCAGGAGATCGTAGCGATCGACTCGCTCGGCGGCGGATCGCGCCTCGGGAGCCTCGGCCAGCGACTCGAACGCCACGACCGGCTCAGTCACGACCCGCGCCCCGAGGTTCGCGAGACGTGCCGCCAGCTCGCGACCTTCGGATTCCGGCCGGGTGAGCAGGACCGTCCTCCCCTCGAGGGGCCGCTCCCTGGACATCGCGCGTTACGCCTGCGTCGCGGCGCCGCCCGGTGCGGCGCTCCGGGCGTCTGTGAGGATCGCCTCGCCCCCCGCGGCGAGGAGGCGATCGGCGAGACCCTCGCCCAGCCGGGCGCCGTCCTCGGAGCCCCCTTCGGCACGGTCGCGCAGGAGCCTCCCGCCGTCGGGATCGCCCACCATCGCGTCCAGGAGGATGCGCCCGTCCACGATCCGCGCGTGCGCCGTCGCCGGCGCGAGGCAGCCTCCGCCCAGGCGACGGAGGAAGGCGCGCTCCGCGAGTACGCAGAGGAGCGTCTCGGAATCGGTGAGGGTCGCGAGCCGGCGGCGGATGGCATCGTCCCGCTCCCGGCACTCCACCGCGACCGCCCCCTGGCCCACCGCCGGTAGACAAACCTCGGTCGGGATCGGCCGGATCGGGACCTCGCTGATTCCGAGTCGCTCGACGCCGGCCAGCGCGAGGACCATCGCCCCGAATCGTCCCTCGCGAAGCTTGCGGATCCTCGTGTCGACGTTCCCGCGGACGAGGCACGTGGCGAGGTCCGGCCGCGCGTGGAGGAGCTGCGACCTCCGCCGCGGGCTCCCGGTCGCCACCACCGTCCTCGCGGGGATCTCGGCGAACGACCACCCCTCGACGGACAACAGCGCATCCCGCGGATCGTGCCTCGGCAGGACCGCCGCGACCTCGAGGCCTCGGGGCTGCTCCGTCGGCAGGTCCTTGAGGCTGTGCACGGCCAGATCGATCCTACCTTCGAGGAGCGCGTCCTCGATCTCCTTGACGAAGAACCCCCGGCCCTTAAGGTCCCCGAACGGACGGTCCGCGACCCGGTCCCCTTCGGTCTTGATGATCGCGAGCTCGACGGCGAGCCCCGGGCTCGCCCGCTCGAGGAGCCGGGACACGTGCCGCGCCTGCCAGAGGGCCAGCGGGCTCCCGCGCGTCCCCAGCACCGCCCTCTCCGGACTACCCATCGTGGTTTCCGGTCGCGGGGCCGCCTAAGGCCCTCGGCGAAGCGGACTCCACCTCCCGCCCCCTCCCGTCGGCGGCGGCCGCGAGGTCGTCGGGAATGTCGAAGATCCGCCGGTAGAGGCCGGCGAC
It encodes the following:
- a CDS encoding uroporphyrinogen-III synthase, producing the protein MSRERPLEGRTVLLTRPESEGRELAARLANLGARVVTEPVVAFESLAEAPEARSAAERVDRYDLLVFTSANGVRFFAEALRRVGKEPGDVRVRVAAVGPGTAKALRESGFVVQRVAAESRADGLAAELRGEVRPGTRVLWARAESVRRVLPEALAAAGAEVDEVAVYRTLASARAPAAAARLATGDLDAVVFASPSAVRLLLEAVPGSSAAAAGGLRRARRVAIGEVTAAALDRAGYPASSVAGAPTDDELESALLRSFRD
- the hemC gene encoding hydroxymethylbilane synthase — encoded protein: MGSPERAVLGTRGSPLALWQARHVSRLLERASPGLAVELAIIKTEGDRVADRPFGDLKGRGFFVKEIEDALLEGRIDLAVHSLKDLPTEQPRGLEVAAVLPRHDPRDALLSVEGWSFAEIPARTVVATGSPRRRSQLLHARPDLATCLVRGNVDTRIRKLREGRFGAMVLALAGVERLGISEVPIRPIPTEVCLPAVGQGAVAVECRERDDAIRRRLATLTDSETLLCVLAERAFLRRLGGGCLAPATAHARIVDGRILLDAMVGDPDGGRLLRDRAEGGSEDGARLGEGLADRLLAAGGEAILTDARSAAPGGAATQA
- the gcvT gene encoding glycine cleavage system aminomethyltransferase GcvT, whose product is MTNEQELRHTPLHRAHVAAGARMVEFAGWHMPVQYTGVVDEHVAVRTRAGLFDVSHMGEVLVTGKEAQGYLQHVTCNDVSKLVPGRIHYSGLMTPNGAFVDDLLIYKMGEEYFFVVVNAANTAKDFAWMSDRAKGYDVEVADASADWAQIALQGPRSLEILKPLAAADLASMKYYSFVRADVDSVPCIVSRTGYTGEDGFEIYSPPDAGERIWYAVLGSGAPHGLVPVGLGARDTLRLESKMALYGNDIDATTTALEADLGWIVKLEKGPFVGSDVLARQKEEGIQRKLVGFETEGRAVARHGFPAFVGGRPAGAVTSGSFAPFLRKNIGLVYLPDGSWEPGTRFEVEIRGRREPAVVVPTPFYKRPK
- the gcvPA gene encoding aminomethyl-transferring glycine dehydrogenase subunit GcvPA; this encodes MRYLPHGPADRKAMLQYIGASGPDDLVATVPEELRLRGPLDLPPPLSEMELQDRMSELSMKNASTGCYRSFLGAGAYDHFVPVAVDHLLSRTEFYSSYTPYQPEISQGTLQTIFEFQSLVCMLTELDVANASLYDGATAVVEALLMASRVVGRDRIVVAGTLHPEYLATVRTYFRNLGLSLTAVPWGDDGRVDPRALGAAVDESTAAVAVQSPNAFGVVERLDRISAEARAKGAAAVAVVAEPYSLGVLRGPGALGCDVAVGEAQAFGNALSFGGPYLGFMAARDRYVRQMPGRIVGETTDLEGRRGFVLTLSTREQHIRRAKATSNICTNQGLCMTAATIHLALIGREGLRGIALANRAKASYTAGKLAAVKGVKRAFAGPVFNEFVLDLPRPAAEVLEALRGKGILGGLDLSRWFPEMRQRILVAVTERTRREDSDAYAAAMAEVL
- the gcvH gene encoding glycine cleavage system protein GcvH encodes the protein MYPKQMRYTKEHEWVAATGDVGAIGITDFAQHELGDIVYVELPAVGRRVKTGETLGTIESVKAVSEVYAPVSGLVTEVNAALSDAPETLNKDPHGAGWICKLKLEDPKEPDRLMDADAYTAFVAK